Proteins from one Sabethes cyaneus chromosome 2, idSabCyanKW18_F2, whole genome shotgun sequence genomic window:
- the LOC128736735 gene encoding kallikrein-11-like, with amino-acid sequence MTAAHCVNIFTRNAHAISVQVGRKTISKLVDPSVYVAEEIIPHPEYSAQNDWINDIAVIKLRQPLVFSQTVQPVSLPPVCYEVSGPDKTVTVLGWGVTEHGRLADILQKLNYSFVPFPDCFQQLRRSIYRTQICAARPNYNKAECDGDSGGPLMYHGMQIGIVSWSVKPCAVAQYPGVFTQVSYYIKFLYTYTDLEPADVEFRPCGVK; translated from the exons ATGACAGCCGCCCATTGTGTAAACATTTTCACGAGAAACGCTCACGCGATCTCGGTTCAGGTTGGACGGAAAACGATATCTAAGCTCGTTGACCCATCGGTCTACGTTGCCGAGGAAATCATTCCGCACCCTGAATACAGTGCTCAAAATGATTGGATCAACGATATTGCTGTGATTAAGTTAAGGCAGCCGTTGGTCTTCTCCCAAACGGTTCAGCCAGTCTCGCTGCCTCCGGTTTGTTACGAAGTTAGTGGACCGGATAAAACGGTGACGGTGCTTGGTTGGGGAGTAACTGAACATGGCCGACTTGCGGATATTCTACAAAAATTGAACTATTCGTTCGTTCCGTTCCCGGACTGCTTCCAGCAGCTACGCAGGTCAATTTATCGAACCCAAATCTGCGCCGCCAGACCTAACTATAATAAGGCAGAGTGTGAT GGAGATTCCGGGGGCCCACTGATGTACCATGGAATGCAGATCGGTATTGTCTCGTGGAGCGTCAAGCCGTGTGCTGTTGCACAATATCCGGGTGTATTCACTCAGGTATCTTATTACATCAAATTTCTTTACACGTACACTGATCTGGAACCTGCTGATGTTGAGTTTAGACCATGTGGCGTAAAATAG
- the LOC128736736 gene encoding chymotrypsin-1-like encodes MTLRLLCISLLLGFVRESTINALIVKGTDASIENFPYVVSLRRDHEHACGGSILSKNWILTAAHCVVNYKNDISVLSVQAGKTKLSKSVDLSVFEVAQIVVHPEYDDKNSWINDIALVKLKEPLALSDLVRPVKLPPVCYEVTGPDLNLVVLGWGVTRRGVLSEVLQKLIYLVVPNHDCFEQHNRFPIYRTQICAADPHYRRSECNGDSGGPLMYQGMQVGIVSWSEKPCTEARFPGVFTKVSHYIKFIYTHTDAALDDAEFRPCTGEGK; translated from the exons ATGACCTTACGGCTGCTGTGTATTTCACTTCTGCTTGGTTTCGTAAGAG AGTCTACTATCAACGCCCTCATCGTGAAGGGAACGGACGCATCGATAGAGAACTTTCCCTACGTCGTGTCGCTGCGGCGAGATCACGAGCACGCCTGCGGCGGTAGCATTCTCAGCAAGAACTGGATTCTAACGGCCGCCCATTGTGTTGTCAACTATAAAAATGACATTTCCGTGCTGTCGGTTCAGGCTGGAAAAACGAAACTGTCCAAGAGTGTGGACCTGTCGGTCTTCGAGGTCGCGCAGATCGTTGTGCATCCTGAATACGACGATAAAAACAGCTGGATTAACGATATTGCTCTGGTCAAGTTGAAGGAACCGCTGGCCCTCTCGGATCTCGTGCGTCCCGTCAAGTTGCCTCCGGTTTGCTACGAAGTTACCGGGCCGGATCTTAATCTGGTGGTGCTAGGTTGGGGCGTAACACGTCGTGGGGTACTTTCGGAGGTTCTgcaaaagttgatttatttggtgGTTCCGAACCACGATTGCTTTGAGCAGCACAACCGATTTCCAATCTATCGAACACAAATCTGTGCCGCCGATCCTCACTATCGCCGATCGGAGTGTAAC ggAGATTCCGGTGGCCCCCTGATGTACCAAGGAATGCAGGTGGGTATCGTTTCGTGGAGTGAAAAACCCTGTACTGAGGCGCGCTTTCCAGGAGTTTTCACCAAAGTGTCGCATTACATCAAATTCATCTATACGCATACCGATGCCGCACTTGATGATGCCGAGTTTCGCCCATGTACTGGAGAGgggaaataa
- the LOC128736737 gene encoding chymotrypsin-1-like, with translation MTNNPRLIDDHFAFLSADLSGRVIYGTDASIVEYPFAASLRRNNRHICGGSILTQYWILTAAHCLSRFTSPFELSIQVGRTTISRLVDSSVYQADRFVVHPWYDKENSLINDIALVKLMDPLEFSEMVQPVRLPPLCYEVEEPNSKVTVIGWGRTETGNISEILQKLHYFVIPNSVCSQLHSTWIKPTQICTAYPGPYKGDSGGPLMHQGLQVGIVSWGRKPLPGVLTKVSQYIKFIYMHTDLALDDVEFLPCFQEGL, from the exons atgaca AACAACCCCCGATTGATAGATGACCATTTTGCTTTTCTCTCAGCGGACCTTTCCGGACGCGTCATTTACGGAACGGATGCATCGATAGTGGAATATCCGTTCGCAGCATCGTTGCGCAGGAATAATCGTCACATCTGTGGCGGTAGCATTCTCACGCAGTACTGGATTCTGACGGCCGCGCATTGTCTGAGCAGATTTACATCGCCTTTCGAGCTTTCGATTCAGGTTGGACGAACGACCATCTCCAGGCTCGTTGACTCTTCGGTCTACCAAGCGGATCGGTTCGTTGTGCATCCGTGGTACGACAAAGAAAACAGTTTGATCAACGATATTGCTCTGGTCAAGCTGATGGATCCACTGGAGTTTTCGGAAATGGTACAGCCAGTTAGGCTGCCCCCGCTTTGCTATGAAGTTGAGGAACCAAACAGCAAGGTGACAGTAATTGGCTGGGGAAGAACTGAAACTGGTAACATATCGGAAATTCTACAAAaattgcactatttcgtcatcCCAAATTCAGTTTGTAGCCAGCTGCACAGTACGTGGATTAAACCAACGCAAATTTGTACCGCTTATCCCGGACCGTATAAA GGGGATTCCGGTGGTCCACTAATGCACCAAGGACTACAGGTGGGAATTGTTTCGTGGGGTCGTAAGCCATTGCCAGGAGTTCTGACCAAGGTATCACAATACATTAAATTTATCTATATGCATACCGATTTGGCACTCGACGATGTTGAATTTCTTCCATGTTTTCAAGAGGGCTTATAG
- the LOC128736738 gene encoding chymotrypsin-1-like: MYFRLLCVVLLYNFTAADMSSLFHIINGTDASIEDFPFVISLRIKDKHMCGGSILTENWILTAAHCFNRVNGSVVSVSVQVGRTNISEEVDSSVHKVDQLVVHPEYTKEGGWSNDIALIKLKEPLVFSELVQSVKLPPAGYEIEDPNRPVTLAGWGRTASGKISQTLQKLSYLIVAYNECKLLYNNAILSTHICTPYPGPYKGDSGGPLLYQGLQVGIVEGGGKSLPGVFTKVSSYIGFIEGYV, encoded by the exons CGGATATGTCATCGTTGTTCCATATCATCAATGGAACGGACGCCTCGATAGAGGACTTTCCATTCGTAATATCGTTGAGAATAAAGGACAAACACATGTGTGGTGGTAGCATTCTTACGGAGAACTGGATTTTGACGGCCGCCCATTGTTTCAACAGGGTAAACGGCAGCGTTGTTTCCGTCTCTGTTCAGGTTGGACGGACAAACATATCCGAAGAGGTTGACTCTTCGGTTCATAAAGTTGATCAGTTAGTTGTGCATCCGGAATACACGAAAGAAGGTGGTTGGTCTAACGATATTGCTCTAATTAAGTTGAAGGAGCCGCTGGTTTTCTCGGAGCTGGTTCAGTCCGTCAAACTGCCTCCGGCTGGCTATGAAATTGAAGATCCAAACCGGCCAGTAACGTTGGCAGGTTGGGGAAGAACTGCCAGTGGTAAAATTTCGCAAACACTGCAGAAACTAAGCTACCTCATCGTCGCCTATAACGAGTGCAAACTGCTGTACAATAATGCGATTTTATCAACGCACATTTGTACCCCTTATCCAGGACCGTACAAA GGGGACTCCGGTGGTCCCCTGCTGTACCAAGGACTCCAGGTGGGCATTGTTGAGGGCGGTGGCAAATCACTTCCAGGAGTTTTCACTAAAGTATCGTCGTATATTGGATTCATCGAGGGTTATGTATGA